The window ACAGGGTTTTCGGCAAGAATGACCATGCTTGCACTCCTAGTGCACTCTGCATTGCACTGAACCTCTTGGCACACAACGCCGCAAACGGAAGGGCACTTGTGACCGCAGTCTAGGTCTCGTGGACAAGGTGCATGACAAAAGACACTTTCTGACTTTTGACAACAGGGAAGTGTTAGCTGGTGGCCACATGGAAGTTCCTTGCAAACCTCAACTTTGCATTCCTTTACTTTGCATTCCTCGTAGCAAAGTCCTGTACAATCGTGTCCACAGTCCAATTTTCGTTTGCACCTCTCCTCACACTTAATAGAATGGTTTTTTTCGCAGCATAAGATTCCTTTCGA of the Montipora capricornis isolate CH-2021 chromosome 7, ASM3666992v2, whole genome shotgun sequence genome contains:
- the LOC138055812 gene encoding NFX1-type zinc finger-containing protein 1-like codes for the protein MKITVTLPCGHSKGILCCEKNHSIKCEERCKRKLDCGHDCTGLCYEECKVKECKVEVCKELPCGHQLTLPCCQKSESVFCHAPCPRDLDCGHKCPSVCGVVCQEVQCNAECTRSASMVILAENPVTMARLVVNAQKRST